The following proteins are co-located in the Streptomyces bottropensis ATCC 25435 genome:
- a CDS encoding glycosyltransferase family 2 protein: protein MGVVVEAGPRVAVAVVTMGNRPAEVDALLASVAKQDIAPARIVVVGNGCPLPEFAERLGLPGEVTLIEVDENLGCPGGRNVALERLREFGDVDVVVELDDDGLLVDADVLRRVRDLYTADPRLGIVGFRIADEHGETQRRHVPRVGAKDPMRGGPVTGFLGGGHALSMAMLGETGDWAAEFFFAHEETDLAWRALDAGWTVLYAPELLLQHPKTSPARHAIYYRVNARNRVWLARRRLPLPLIPVHLGVWVLITLLRTRSAGGLKAWFGGFVEGWRESGGARRPMSWRTVWHLTRLGRPPVL, encoded by the coding sequence GTGGGTGTCGTGGTGGAGGCCGGGCCGCGGGTCGCTGTGGCCGTGGTGACGATGGGCAATCGGCCCGCCGAGGTGGACGCGCTGCTCGCCTCCGTGGCCAAGCAGGACATCGCGCCCGCACGGATCGTCGTCGTCGGGAACGGCTGTCCCCTCCCCGAGTTCGCCGAGCGGCTCGGCCTGCCCGGCGAGGTCACGCTCATCGAGGTGGACGAGAACCTCGGCTGCCCCGGCGGGCGGAACGTGGCCCTGGAACGGCTGCGGGAGTTCGGTGACGTCGACGTGGTCGTCGAGCTGGACGACGACGGCCTGCTCGTCGACGCCGATGTGCTGCGCCGCGTACGGGACCTGTACACCGCCGACCCGCGCCTCGGCATCGTCGGCTTCCGCATCGCCGACGAGCACGGCGAGACCCAGCGGCGGCACGTCCCGAGGGTCGGCGCCAAGGACCCGATGCGCGGCGGCCCGGTCACCGGATTCCTCGGCGGCGGACACGCCCTGTCCATGGCCATGCTCGGCGAGACGGGCGACTGGGCCGCCGAGTTCTTCTTCGCGCACGAGGAGACCGACCTGGCCTGGCGGGCGCTCGACGCCGGCTGGACCGTGCTGTACGCCCCCGAGCTGCTGCTCCAGCACCCGAAGACCTCACCCGCCCGGCACGCCATCTACTACCGCGTCAACGCCCGCAACCGCGTCTGGCTCGCCCGCCGCCGCCTTCCGCTGCCGCTCATCCCCGTCCACCTGGGCGTGTGGGTGCTCATCACCCTGCTGCGGACGCGCTCGGCGGGCGGCCTGAAGGCGTGGTTCGGCGGCTTCGTGGAGGGCTGGCGCGAGTCGGGCGGCGCACGCCGGCCCATGAGCTGGCGGACGGTCTGGCATCTCACGCGACTGGGACGACCGCCGGTCCTCTAG
- a CDS encoding AfsR/SARP family transcriptional regulator — MRDGLRFGLLGPPVLYGAGATGGAVPADDGRPGGPAGGDAGPAHGGVRSVGSAKMRALFVALLLEPGRIVSVDTLKDVLWDAAPPPSAQASLHNHVTRLRRLLDDPERLRAIPPGYLLRVDDGELDVRVFEAHARAARAAHTERDWARTVRECAAALALWRGTPLGGLPVEEPRAQAFVQRLQEARLLLLERRYEAELHLAARTTGQGATGAHALGALAPELTALVAEHPLREAFHRLLMLVLHRTGRQAEALAVHRDLRARLLDELGVEPGPPVRDAHVEILRDHTEEPPGTPTEDAPADAPPRPAQLPPPPAHFTGREGALAELRQALGRGPYEASGTVVISGMAGVGKSALALHLAHELADRFPDGQLYINLHGATPGMTPLTPAQALAALLRDLGTAPRRIPEHPDAAAASLRSTLAPTRTLLVLDDAANAAQVRPLLPAGAGCAVIVTSRSPLTALDGAHRLPLAPLSDDESAALLRAASGRAAGLDATHPLVALTGRLPLALRVVAARLAARRALTPDALAGQLTATEDRLHHLEYDDLSVRRSLAVAHEALRASEREADRDAAHALRRIGALDLPAYGAPLLARLTGTDEFRAETALDRLVDVALLDETSYGRYVPHDLVRHFARELAGTADTTEAVGQALRWYAARARQSLLVLLPPGYERDERLRTTASTAEPEPAEPPFASAEEAFAWGDRELPNIVALVERGGGPAAALVPGLVRHLFPYLHRGGRLAELDVLGRLALNAARSLGDAEAEAFALTDRAGLHFMSGRASEALALNDEGLRLWRRLGVVSCVRRCLNNRGLVLESLGRYEESEETLRQSLELSRQLGDPYGEAVTFSHLGNLYKHTDARAAIAHHERSLALGEIADSLVVRHTAHCNIGYAHLRLGEPAAAVRHFEQSLRILGDDEDWQGESKSRLGLVRALRELGRPDRASHECALLLDLAERRADQYAVGLARHQRGLLLRARGRVEEAYREWERARVILDGTDSPVAVELRELLKDRAR; from the coding sequence ATGCGGGACGGGCTGCGGTTCGGACTGCTCGGTCCGCCGGTCCTGTACGGGGCCGGGGCCACCGGCGGCGCCGTACCCGCCGATGACGGCCGCCCCGGTGGTCCGGCCGGTGGTGACGCCGGCCCCGCACACGGCGGCGTACGGTCCGTCGGCAGCGCAAAGATGCGGGCCCTGTTCGTCGCGCTGCTGCTCGAACCCGGGCGGATCGTCTCCGTCGACACCCTCAAGGACGTGCTCTGGGACGCGGCGCCGCCCCCCTCCGCGCAGGCGTCCCTGCACAACCACGTGACGCGCCTGCGGCGGCTGTTGGACGATCCCGAGCGGCTGCGCGCGATCCCGCCGGGCTATCTGCTGCGGGTCGACGACGGCGAGCTGGACGTCCGTGTCTTCGAGGCCCACGCCCGCGCCGCCCGCGCCGCCCACACCGAGCGGGACTGGGCCCGGACGGTACGCGAATGCGCTGCCGCCCTCGCCCTCTGGCGCGGAACACCGCTCGGGGGACTGCCGGTCGAGGAACCGCGCGCCCAGGCCTTCGTCCAACGCCTGCAGGAGGCCCGGCTGTTGCTGCTGGAGCGACGGTACGAGGCCGAACTCCACCTCGCGGCCCGTACGACGGGCCAGGGCGCCACCGGGGCGCACGCGCTCGGCGCACTCGCCCCCGAACTCACCGCCCTGGTCGCCGAGCACCCCCTGCGCGAGGCCTTCCACCGCCTCCTCATGCTCGTCCTGCACCGCACGGGCCGCCAGGCCGAGGCGCTGGCCGTCCACCGGGACCTCCGGGCCCGCCTCCTGGACGAACTCGGCGTGGAACCGGGCCCCCCGGTACGCGACGCCCACGTGGAGATCCTGCGCGACCACACCGAGGAGCCGCCGGGGACCCCGACCGAGGACGCCCCCGCCGACGCCCCGCCCCGCCCGGCCCAACTCCCGCCGCCGCCCGCGCACTTCACAGGCCGGGAGGGGGCGCTGGCGGAGCTGCGGCAGGCACTGGGGAGGGGCCCGTACGAAGCCTCGGGGACCGTCGTCATCAGCGGCATGGCCGGCGTCGGCAAGAGTGCCCTCGCCCTCCACCTCGCCCACGAACTCGCCGACCGCTTCCCCGACGGCCAGCTCTACATCAACCTCCACGGGGCCACCCCGGGCATGACCCCCCTCACCCCCGCCCAGGCCCTCGCCGCCCTGCTCCGGGACCTCGGCACCGCCCCGCGCCGTATCCCCGAACACCCGGACGCCGCGGCCGCGTCACTCCGCTCGACGCTCGCCCCCACCCGCACCCTGCTGGTGCTGGACGACGCCGCGAACGCCGCCCAGGTGCGCCCCCTGCTCCCGGCCGGCGCCGGCTGCGCGGTCATCGTGACGAGCCGTTCCCCGCTCACCGCCCTGGACGGCGCCCACCGCCTCCCGCTCGCCCCGCTGTCGGACGACGAGAGCGCGGCCCTGCTGCGCGCCGCCTCCGGCCGGGCGGCGGGCCTGGACGCCACGCACCCCCTCGTCGCACTCACCGGCCGCCTCCCGCTCGCCCTCCGCGTCGTCGCGGCCCGTCTCGCCGCCCGCCGCGCGCTCACCCCGGACGCCCTGGCCGGCCAACTGACCGCCACCGAGGACCGGTTGCACCACCTCGAATACGACGACCTGAGCGTCCGCCGCTCCCTCGCCGTCGCCCACGAGGCCCTGCGCGCCTCCGAGCGCGAGGCCGACCGCGACGCCGCCCACGCCCTGCGCCGCATCGGCGCCCTCGACCTGCCCGCGTACGGTGCACCGCTCCTCGCCCGCCTCACCGGCACCGACGAGTTCCGCGCCGAGACCGCCCTCGACCGTCTCGTCGACGTGGCCCTCCTCGACGAGACGAGCTACGGCCGGTACGTCCCCCACGACCTCGTACGCCACTTCGCCCGCGAACTCGCCGGCACGGCCGACACCACCGAGGCCGTCGGGCAGGCCCTGCGCTGGTACGCGGCGCGCGCCCGTCAGAGCCTGCTGGTGCTGCTTCCACCCGGCTACGAGCGTGACGAGCGCCTCCGTACGACGGCGTCCACGGCCGAGCCGGAGCCCGCCGAACCGCCCTTCGCCTCCGCCGAGGAGGCCTTCGCCTGGGGCGACCGCGAACTCCCCAACATCGTCGCCCTGGTGGAACGCGGCGGCGGACCGGCGGCGGCACTCGTGCCCGGCCTCGTCCGCCATCTCTTCCCCTATCTGCACCGGGGCGGCCGGCTCGCCGAACTGGACGTGCTCGGACGGCTGGCCCTGAACGCGGCGCGCTCGCTGGGGGACGCCGAGGCCGAGGCGTTCGCCCTGACCGACCGGGCGGGCCTGCACTTCATGTCCGGCCGGGCCTCGGAGGCGCTCGCCCTCAACGACGAGGGGCTCAGGCTGTGGCGGCGGCTCGGGGTCGTGTCGTGCGTACGGCGCTGCCTGAACAACCGGGGGCTCGTCCTGGAGAGCCTCGGCCGGTACGAGGAGAGCGAGGAGACGCTGCGGCAGAGCCTGGAGCTGTCCCGGCAGCTCGGCGACCCGTACGGCGAGGCCGTGACCTTCAGCCACCTCGGCAACCTCTACAAGCACACCGACGCACGGGCCGCCATCGCCCACCACGAACGGAGCCTGGCGCTGGGCGAGATCGCCGACAGCCTCGTCGTCCGGCACACCGCACACTGCAACATCGGCTACGCCCACCTCCGGCTCGGCGAACCGGCCGCCGCCGTGCGGCACTTCGAGCAGAGCCTGCGGATCCTCGGCGACGACGAGGACTGGCAGGGCGAGTCGAAGTCCCGGCTCGGTCTGGTGCGGGCCCTGCGCGAGCTGGGCCGGCCGGACCGCGCGTCCCACGAGTGCGCCCTCCTCCTCGACCTCGCCGAACGCCGCGCCGACCAGTACGCCGTCGGCCTCGCCCGGCACCAGCGCGGGCTGCTCCTGCGGGCGCGGGGGCGCGTGGAGGAGGCGTACCGCGAGTGGGAGCGGGCCCGGGTGATCCTGGACGGGACGGACTCGCCGGTGGCGGTGGAGCTGCGGGAACTGCTGAAGGACCGCGCCCGGTGA
- a CDS encoding bifunctional 3'-5' exonuclease/DNA polymerase: MTDRWALAPAEDGGVEVAPLGADGLLAGPVTRESDLAGAVRRRADVGRWVWRSTAEIYPRLLAAGVRVERCYDVEDAESLLLGHEGRLGEPRSAAAALARLRHGPVPPDPPPRSADPGAQPSLFEPRPVHVPLADLVEVYADQQRRHDATAHPDRMRLLTAAESAGMLVAAEMNRAGLPWRADVHREVLRELLGERYAGGGEPRRLAELAEEVSQAFGRRVRPDLPADVVKAFAQAGLRVKSTRRWEIESLDHPAVKPLLEYKRLYRIWVAHGWSWLQDWVRDGRFRPEFLAHGTVTGRWVTNGGGALQLPKVIRRACVADPGWRLVVADADQMEPRVLAAVSRDPGLMEVAGRPGDLYQAVSDRAFSGDRAQAKLAVLGAVYGQTSGDGLKNLAALRRRFPHAVRYVDDAARAGEEGRLVRTWLGRTCPPAAGASDAAAEEAGIPQADTDLESPEQGQEGGEWVPGYASTNSRARGRFARNFVVQGSAADWTLLLLAALRRALDGMAAELVFFQHDEVIVHCPAAEADTVVAAIREASELSGRLTFGRTPVRFPFTTAVVECYADAK, translated from the coding sequence CGCTCCGGCCGAGGACGGTGGCGTGGAGGTCGCCCCCCTCGGGGCCGACGGGCTGCTCGCGGGCCCGGTGACACGGGAGTCCGACCTGGCGGGGGCCGTGCGGCGGCGGGCGGACGTCGGGCGGTGGGTGTGGCGGTCCACCGCCGAGATCTATCCCCGGCTGCTGGCCGCCGGCGTCCGCGTGGAGCGGTGTTACGACGTGGAGGACGCCGAGAGTCTGCTGCTGGGGCACGAGGGGCGGCTCGGGGAGCCCCGCTCCGCCGCCGCCGCGCTCGCCCGCCTCCGGCACGGCCCCGTCCCGCCGGATCCTCCCCCGCGCTCGGCCGATCCCGGCGCCCAGCCCTCCCTCTTCGAGCCCCGGCCGGTCCACGTCCCGCTCGCCGACCTCGTCGAGGTGTACGCGGACCAGCAGCGCCGGCACGACGCCACCGCGCACCCGGACCGGATGCGGCTGCTGACGGCCGCCGAGTCGGCCGGGATGCTCGTCGCGGCCGAGATGAACCGGGCGGGGCTGCCGTGGCGGGCCGACGTGCACCGGGAGGTGCTGCGCGAGCTGCTCGGCGAGCGGTACGCGGGCGGGGGCGAGCCACGCCGGCTCGCCGAACTCGCCGAGGAGGTGTCGCAGGCCTTCGGGCGGCGCGTGCGGCCCGATCTGCCCGCCGACGTCGTCAAGGCCTTCGCCCAGGCGGGACTGCGGGTGAAGTCCACCCGCCGCTGGGAGATCGAGAGCCTCGACCACCCGGCCGTGAAACCCCTCCTCGAATACAAGCGGCTCTACCGGATCTGGGTCGCCCACGGCTGGTCCTGGCTGCAGGACTGGGTCCGGGACGGGCGGTTCCGCCCCGAGTTCCTCGCACACGGCACCGTCACCGGGCGCTGGGTCACCAACGGCGGGGGCGCACTCCAGCTCCCGAAGGTGATCCGCCGCGCCTGTGTCGCCGACCCCGGCTGGCGGCTCGTCGTCGCCGACGCCGACCAGATGGAACCCCGGGTGCTGGCCGCCGTCTCCCGCGACCCCGGGCTCATGGAGGTCGCCGGGCGCCCCGGCGACCTCTACCAGGCGGTCTCCGACCGCGCCTTCTCCGGCGACCGCGCGCAGGCCAAGCTCGCCGTGCTGGGCGCCGTGTACGGGCAGACGTCCGGGGACGGCCTCAAGAACCTCGCCGCGCTCCGCCGCCGGTTCCCGCACGCGGTGCGGTACGTCGACGACGCGGCCCGCGCGGGCGAGGAGGGCCGCCTCGTACGGACCTGGCTCGGGCGTACGTGTCCGCCGGCGGCCGGCGCCTCCGACGCGGCGGCCGAGGAGGCGGGCATCCCCCAGGCCGACACCGACCTCGAATCCCCGGAACAGGGGCAGGAGGGCGGCGAGTGGGTGCCCGGGTACGCCTCCACCAACTCCCGCGCCCGGGGCCGGTTCGCCCGCAACTTCGTCGTCCAGGGCAGCGCCGCCGACTGGACCCTGCTCCTCCTCGCGGCACTCCGCCGCGCCCTCGACGGAATGGCCGCCGAGCTGGTCTTCTTCCAGCACGACGAGGTGATCGTGCACTGTCCGGCCGCCGAGGCGGACACCGTCGTGGCGGCGATCCGGGAGGCGTCGGAGCTGTCGGGGCGGCTGACGTTCGGGCGGACGCCGGTGCGGTTCCCGTTCACCACGGCGGTGGTGGAGTGCTACGCGGACGCGAAGTGA